A region of the Vicinamibacteria bacterium genome:
GACGGCTGAGCCGAGAGCCACCCACGTGAGAACGAGTCGTGTCCTCATGGAGCCCCATTATCGCCGAAAAACGTCCGGGTTGACCTCAAACCCGCGCGGGGATATAAATGGCACGTCATGTTCGATGGCTCCCGTTCGGCCGTGCCGTGCCGCTGGTGGTGGTGCGGCTGAGCGGGGAGCCCTTCCCTTCGTACTGAAGCGAAGAAAGAGGCAGCCCTGTTGGAGGTTGCCTCTTTTCTCTTGCGAGGCCGCCTCCGAGCTCGATAATCGAGAGGACTCGAAGGCGGATCGATGTTCAGGATCAGCGCCAAGTCGCGTGTGAGTGCGCTTCCCGCCGCACGTGCCCGGGGACCTCTTGAGTTCTTTCGCGAGGTCCGAGGTGACGGCGGCGCGCTCATGGAGAGCGCCGCCTTCGGGAGCCCCGGAGGGACCCGGAGCCTGGTCGTTCCCCAGGGGGTCATCCGGCTCGAGCTCCGTGGCTCGGAGGCTACCTACCGTGCACTTTCTCCGATGGCGGAATCGCTCCTCGACGCCCTGGGCGATGGGCGCGCTCGGGAGAGGGGTTCGCTGAGAATGACGTTCCCCACGGGCCCGGGGAGCCCGGCTTCGCCGGACGAGGAGCGGCTCAAAGCGCCGTCGGTTCTCGACTCGGTGCGGTTTCTCGCGGGTCTCGTCGAAGACGATCCGCCGGGGCTCGCCATTCCCGCTGGGATTTACGGAGCCTTCTCTTACGAGCTCGTCGACTGCTGGGAGGATCTCCCAAAACGTCCGCCGGATCCCTGGCACGAGCCCGACGTCAACGTCGTGCTGGCGCTCGACACGGTGCTCTTCGATCATGCGAGCGGCGAGGTCCGGATCGTCACGCGCGCCACTGGCCCCTCGGAACAGGCTGCGGCCGATGAGCGGCATCGACGCTACGAGAAAGCACTCTTGAAACGAGGGGGTTCGCGCTCATCCTGTCGAAGAGCCACGACAACGAAGGGAGCCGAAGCCGACGTCTCGGACGAGACGTTCCTCGCGTCGGTGGAGAAGTTTCTCCGGCACATCGCCCGCGGCGACATTTTCCAGGGCGTTCTCTCCCGAGGGCTCACCATGAGGAGCCGAGCCGAGACGCTCGACGTCTATGAGGTCCTCCGGGAGACGAACCCTTCGCCCTACATGTTCCACGTGGACCTCGGAGACGGCGCGCTTCTCGGGGCTTCTCCCGAGACCTGTCTCAAGTTGACCGGGCGATCGCTCGAGATTCGCCCGATCGCGGGGACGGCACCCCGCGGCTTCGACGACGAGGGAACGATTGACGAAGAACTGGACACGCGGCTCGCCATCGGGCTCCTGCTCGACCGCAAAGAGCAGGCGGAGCATGCGATGCTGGTCGACCTCGCCCGAAACGACGTCGCCCGCGTCTCGGTCCCGGGGACGAGGCGGGTCGCCGCGCCGTTCACCGTCGAGAAGTACAGCCACGTTCAGCACCTGGTGAGCGGCGTCGAGGGTCAACTTCGCCCGGATCTCGACGCTCTTCACGCCTATCGCGCCGCGGCGAACATGGGGACTCTGACCGGGGCTCCCAAGCTCCGCGCGATGGAGCTCATTCGGGAGACCGAGCCTTATGCCCGGGGCTTCTACGGCGGCGCGGTCGGCTACCTGCTTCAGGACGGAACCTTCGACAGCTGCATCGCGATCCGCTCGCTGCGCTATGGGCGGGGACGCTATTACACGCGGACCGGCGCCGGCATCGTCGCCGACAGTCTGCCCGAGCGCGAGCTCCGGGAGACCGAGCACAAAGCCCGCGCGGTCCGCAACGCTGTGGCCGCCGCCGAGAGGGCCGCGTGAACGGCCGCGTTCTCGTGCTCGACAATCGCGACAGTTTCGTGTTCAACCTCGTCGACGAGTTCCGGTCGCGAGGGGCTCGGGTCGAGACGCTCCGGACGAGCCTGTCGCTCGAGGAGCTCGAAAGTCATCTCGTGAAGATGGCACCCCATCTCGTCGTGCTCTCGCCCGGCCCCGGCCGACCCGAAGACGCCGGCATCATGCTGAGATGGCTCGAGACCGATCCCACGGTTCCCGTTCTCGGAATCTGTCTCGGACACCAGGCTCTCGCGGTGGCCGCGGGTGGGACGGTGGACCCCGCCCCCGCGCCGGTCCACGGCCGAAGCGAGCGCATCGTGGTCTCCGCGGACGAGCCCTTGTTCGAGCTCTTGGCCCCCTCGTTTCATGCCGCCCGTTACCATAGCCTCGTGGTTTCCCGCGTTCCGGATTCCATGAAGGTCATCGCCACCACGGCGGACGGGAATCTCGTGATGGCCCTCCGGCACCGCGAGCGGTGTCGCGTCGGTCTGCAATTCCACCCCGAATCGATCCTGACACCCTCGGGTCGTCAGATCCTGTGGCGGTTTCTCGACGAAGCTCTTCTTGAAGGAGGGGAGCGATGATACCGGATCTGATCGAAAAACTACTCGGAGGCGATGCCGCGGAGCCGAAAGCGCTCGAGGAGGCGCTTCATCGAATCATGGTGGGCGAGGTGCCGCAGCCCCTTACGGCCGGGCTCCTGGTCGCTTTGCGGGTTCGCGAGCCCGACGCGGCGACCCTTGCCGCCTGTGCCCGCGCCATGAGAGCACACCGCATCGCGGTTCAGACCGAGGTGCGGCCCCTCATCGATACCTGCGGAACCGGGGGCGACCGGGCGGCCACATTCAATATCTCCACCGCGGCGGCTCTCGTCGTTTCCGCCGCGGGAGGGGCGGTGGCCAAGCACGGGAATCGGAGCGTCTCCTCGAAAGCGGGAAGCGCGGACGTGCTCGAGGCGAGCGGGGCGGCTCTCTCGCTCGGACCCAAGGAAGCGTCGATGTGTCTCGACGCGACCGGTTTTGCGTTTCTCTTTGCACCGGTTTTCCACCCGGCGATGGCCAACGTCGCGCCGGTGAGAAAGGCACTCGGCATCCGAACCTTATTCAACCTTCTGGGTCCGCTCGCAAACCCGGCGCTCGCCCAACGACAGCTCCTGGGCGTTTATGACCCGGCCATGACTAGAGTGATGGCGGAGGCCCTCATGGAACTGGGGACGGAAAGCGCGCTCGTAATCCATTGCGAGGGGCTCGACGAAATCGGCCTCCATGGAGTGACCGAGGGCCATTTCGTCAACGATGGGAAGGTGGAGCGATTCACGCTCGAGCCCGACAAGCTCGGCTTGAAGAAGGTGCCCATCGACGCGCTCCGCGGTGGCGACGCTCCGGTCAACGCCGAGATCCTGAGTCGCGTCCTGGGAGGGGAGGAGGGCCCGCGCGCCGACGTCGTAGCGCTCAATGCCGCGGCCGCTCTCGGCGTGGCCGGGCTCAGCCGCGACCTCACCGAGGGTCTCGAGGTCGCGCGCGACGTCTTGAGAAGCGGAGGCGCGGCGAGAGTGCTTACCCGCTATGTCGAAACGAGCCGACGGCTGGCCACCGAAGAGGGGCGGCACTGAAAATGGGAGTGCTCGACGATCTCGTCGCGCGAGCGAGCGCGCGCGCGCAGCGGCTGCGACCTCCGGAGCACCGTGTGATGCCGCCCGGTGAGCCGCTCGCGAGCGCCCTGCGCGGCAAGGAGGAGCTCTCGGTGATCGCCGAGTTCAAACGGGCGAGTCCGAGCGAAGGGGAGATCGCCGCGCGGAACCTGGAGGAACAGGTGGCGCTCTACGAGGACGCCGGGGCGGCAGCGGTGAGCGTTCTGACCGAGCCCTCACGCTTCAACGGCAGCTACGAGGATCTCGCTCGAGCCGCCCGCGCGGTTTCCATCCCGATTCTGATGAAAGACTTCGTCGTGGATCCCGTTCAG
Encoded here:
- a CDS encoding chorismate-binding protein, whose amino-acid sequence is MFRISAKSRVSALPAARARGPLEFFREVRGDGGALMESAAFGSPGGTRSLVVPQGVIRLELRGSEATYRALSPMAESLLDALGDGRARERGSLRMTFPTGPGSPASPDEERLKAPSVLDSVRFLAGLVEDDPPGLAIPAGIYGAFSYELVDCWEDLPKRPPDPWHEPDVNVVLALDTVLFDHASGEVRIVTRATGPSEQAAADERHRRYEKALLKRGGSRSSCRRATTTKGAEADVSDETFLASVEKFLRHIARGDIFQGVLSRGLTMRSRAETLDVYEVLRETNPSPYMFHVDLGDGALLGASPETCLKLTGRSLEIRPIAGTAPRGFDDEGTIDEELDTRLAIGLLLDRKEQAEHAMLVDLARNDVARVSVPGTRRVAAPFTVEKYSHVQHLVSGVEGQLRPDLDALHAYRAAANMGTLTGAPKLRAMELIRETEPYARGFYGGAVGYLLQDGTFDSCIAIRSLRYGRGRYYTRTGAGIVADSLPERELRETEHKARAVRNAVAAAERAA
- a CDS encoding aminodeoxychorismate/anthranilate synthase component II; its protein translation is MNGRVLVLDNRDSFVFNLVDEFRSRGARVETLRTSLSLEELESHLVKMAPHLVVLSPGPGRPEDAGIMLRWLETDPTVPVLGICLGHQALAVAAGGTVDPAPAPVHGRSERIVVSADEPLFELLAPSFHAARYHSLVVSRVPDSMKVIATTADGNLVMALRHRERCRVGLQFHPESILTPSGRQILWRFLDEALLEGGER
- the trpD gene encoding anthranilate phosphoribosyltransferase, with protein sequence MIPDLIEKLLGGDAAEPKALEEALHRIMVGEVPQPLTAGLLVALRVREPDAATLAACARAMRAHRIAVQTEVRPLIDTCGTGGDRAATFNISTAAALVVSAAGGAVAKHGNRSVSSKAGSADVLEASGAALSLGPKEASMCLDATGFAFLFAPVFHPAMANVAPVRKALGIRTLFNLLGPLANPALAQRQLLGVYDPAMTRVMAEALMELGTESALVIHCEGLDEIGLHGVTEGHFVNDGKVERFTLEPDKLGLKKVPIDALRGGDAPVNAEILSRVLGGEEGPRADVVALNAAAALGVAGLSRDLTEGLEVARDVLRSGGAARVLTRYVETSRRLATEEGRH